Proteins found in one Vespula pensylvanica isolate Volc-1 chromosome 10, ASM1446617v1, whole genome shotgun sequence genomic segment:
- the LOC122632190 gene encoding cytochrome P450 4C1-like codes for MDANQTFSEKVDENNQNPRSKKRLAMLDLLIAASLNDNQIDEEGIQEEVDTFIFAGHDTVAMALSFALLLFAKHKDVQKNIRNEVSTVMERKDLKMTISVIQEFSYLERCLKESLRLYPSVHSVLRYISKDMQLKNYLIPAGTTCNVSIYSLHRNPEFWPNPDVFDPDRFLPENMKGRNPYSYLPFSVGPRNCIGQKFAMLELKLMVAHILYNFNLEPVDELDNVKIMEDVLLRSSKTLRVKFIPIK; via the exons ATGGATGCGAATCAGACTTTTTCCGAAAAAGTTGACGAGAATAATCAAA atccgagatcgaagaaaagattgGCTATGCTAGATTTACTTATTGCCGCTTCTTTAAATGATAATCAAATCGATGAGGAAGGGATTCAAGAAGAAGtcgatacttttatatttgcG GGACACGATACTGTAGCAATGGCATTGTCTTTTGCTTTACTCCTTTTTGCAAAACACAAAGATGTTCAG aaaaatataagaaacgaAGTGAGCACGGTTATGGAacgaaaagatttaaaaatgacGATCTCAGTGATTCAAGAATTTTCATACTTGGAAAGATGTCTTAAAGAATCACTTCGCTTGTATCCAAGCGTTCATTCTGTACTTCGTTATATATCTAAGGATATGCAACTga AGAATTATTTAATCCCAGCTGGTACGACTTGTAACGTAAGTATTTACAGCTTACACAGAAATCCAGAATTTTGGCCAAATCCCGATGTGTTCGATCCGGACAGATTTTTACCAGAAAATATGAAAGGACGCAATCCATATTCGTATCTCCCGTTTAGTGTAGGACCAAGAAACTGCATCG gTCAAAAATTCGCAATGCTGGAACTCAAACTCATGGTAGCTCACATATTATACAACTTTAATTTAGAACCAGTGGATGAACTGGACAACGTTAAAATAATGGAAGATGTTTTATTGCGCTCTTCCAAAACACTCCGTGTCAAATTTATACCTATAAAATAA